AGCTTTACCGGCACTTTCACACGGCGGAAGATGCAGTTGAGCCCACCGGCTGGGCAGTGCTCCACGAATTGCGCGAGACGATTGAGGGGGTGTATTCGGGCTGGTTTATCCCGCAGCTGAGCACGGCTTGGGCCAAGGTGGTGGAGGGGCCGCAGGGTTTGCTAAAGCGCTGGACCGTGGCCGGGGTGACCCCGCAGCAAGAATTCTTTGCGCGCGAGGTGCTGCCGCTCTACGAGGCGGGTGTCAAGCGGGTGTTCGTGGTGATCTCAGACGCTTTTAGGTTTGAGGTCGCTCACGAGCTGGTGCAGCACACCAACAGCAAGAGCCGATTCAAGGCATCGTTGGGTAGCATGCTGGGCGTGCTCCCCAGCTACACCGCGCTCGGCATGGCCTCGCTGCTACCGCATCAGACGCTGGCGTACAAGGACAACGCGAATCTGGATGTATTTGCCGACGGCCACGCGGTGGCCACGTTGGACCAGCGCAGCGAGCACCTCGAGCCCTTCGGCGGCCTTGCGATCAAGGTGGAAGACCTGATGGCCCTTGGCAAGGACAAGGGCAGGGAGCTGGTGCGCGACCAACGCTTGATCTACATCTACCATGACCGCATCGACATGATCGGTGACAAGCAGGCGTCAGAGACCAAAACCTTTGAGGCCGCGGCGCAAACCGTGCAGGATTTGTCGCAGTTGCTGGGCTTCATCATCAATGGGCTCAATGGTTCGACCGTGCTGGTGACGGCGGACCACGGCTTCATGTACCAGGAATCGGCGCTTGATGAGTCTGATAAATCCACCCTGGATGACAAGCCCGCCGGAACATTGAAGGCGAAGAAGCGCTACCTGATCGGCCGGGGCCTGGGGGCAACCCCGAAAGCCTGGTCGGGCAACACGGCCACAACGGCGGGCACCACGCCGGAGGGCAGCGTCGACTTCTGGGTGCCCAAGGGGGCGAGCCGCTTCCACTTTGCGGGCGGCGCCCGCTTTGTGCACGGCAGCGCGATGCCACAGGAGATTGTGGTGCCCCTCATCACCGTGCGCGAGAGCGAGGCCGACCATGCCAAGACCCGGTTTGTCAGCATCAGCCTGCTGGGGGCTTCGAACAAAGTGGTGACGAGCACGCAGCGTTTTGAGTTCATCCAGACCGATGCGGTGTCGGAGCGGGTGTTGCCGCGCTCGGTGGTGGTGTCGCTGCGCGACGGTGACAAGCCGATCAGCAACGAGCAGTCCTTGACCTTCGACAGCACCTCACAGTTGCTGGACGAACGCAAGCGTTCGGTGTTCCTGACCGTGCTGGCCGGCGCGCATGACCCACACAAGCGTTATGACCTGATCATGCGCGATGCCATCACCAAGGTGGAAGTGCTGCGCCTGCCGATCAAGGTGAACCTGGCTTTTGGCAACGATTTTTGAGACTGTACATGACGCAAGCCCTGACAACCCCTGACACCCAGACCGAGTCTTTGGCCGACATTAGCCTGGACGATTTGCTCAACACCCACTTTGGCGGCAAGGTGGTGCGCAAGGATCTGACCAAGCTGATCAAGGAAGGGGCCAACGTTCCGGTCTATGTGCTGGAGTACCTGCTCGGCATGTATTGCGCGAGCAATGATGACGCCACCATCCAGAACGGAATGCAGGGCGTCAAGCGCATCCTGGCCGAGAATTACGTGCGCCCCGATGAGGCCGAAAAGGTCAAATCCAAAATCCGCGAGAGCGGCACCTACAAGGTGATCGACAAGGTGACCGTGAAGCTCAATGAAAAGCGGGACGTATACGAAGCATTGTTGTCAAACCTGGGGGTGAAGAACGCCGAAGTGTCAGACACCTATGTGCGCCAGTTCGAGAAGCTGTTGGTGGGCGGGATCTGGTGCATTGTCACGCTGAAATATCAGTTTGAAGAAGATCAGAAGGGATCACCTTTTTCGGTGACCGAGCTCAAGCCGATCCAGATGCCCAATATGGACATGCAAGAGCTGTTCACAGCACGCAAGGCTTTCACCGACGAACAGTGGATCGACGCCCTGATCCGCTCAACCGGTATGGAGCCCAGCTGCTTCAAGGAGAGGGTCAAATGGCACCTGCTGGCGCGCATGGTCCCGCTGGTCGAGAACAACTACAACTTCTGCGAGCTGGGCCCGCGCGGCACGGGCAAGAGCCACATCTACAAGGAAATCAGTCCCAACAGCATTTTGGTGTCGGGCGGCCAAACCACAGTGGCGAACCTTTTTTACAACATGGGCGCACGCAAGGTGGGACTCGTCGGGTTGTGGGATGTGGTGGCATTTGACGAGGTGGCCGGCATCAACTTCAAGGACCACGACGGCGTGCAAATCATGAAGGACTACATGGCCTCGGGCTCTTTCAGCCGGGGTCGTGAGTCCATCAATGCAAACGCAGCGATGGTGTTCGTGGGCAACATCAATCAAAGTGTGGAGTCACTGGTGAAGACATCACACCTGCTCGCTCCGTTCCCTGAAGCGATGATTGATTCCGCATTTTTTGATCGTTTTCACGCCTACGTGCCGGGTTGGGAAATCCCGAAGATGCGGCCAGAGTTCTTCACTAATCAATACGGCTTGATCGTCGACTACCTGGCCGAATACCTTCGCGAGATGCGCAAGTACAGCTTCGCCGACGCCATCGACAAGTGGTTCAAGCTGGGCAACAACCTGAACCAGCGCGACACCATCGCGGTGCGCCGGACGACCTCCGGCTTGCTCAAGCTGGTTTGCCCCAACGGCGAATACACCAAGGAGTCGGTGCGCAAGTGCCTGGAATACGCGCTGGAGACGCGCCGCAGGGTCAAGGAACAGCTCAAGAAGATCGGTGGCATGGAGTTCTACGACGTTCACTTTAGCTACATCGACCTCGCAGACAGTGTCGAGCGCTTCGTAACGGTTCCCGAACAGTCGGGCGGCGCTTTGGTGCCGGAGGGCCGCCTGCAGCCTGGCTCGCTGCACACCATCAGCATGGGATCGGCCGAGATGCCCGGTATTTATCGGCTGGAAATCCAGTCCATACCGGGCGCCGGGAAGGTGAATGTATCGGGCGCGGCTCCGCGTGAGGCGGTGCGGGTGGCGTTCGACTATTTCAAGGCCAACGCATCCCGCGTGAGCGCATCGATTAGGCCGGGCGAGCGCGATTTTCATACCCATTTGGTTGAGTTGCAACACAGTGGCGCCCCGCAGGCACTCACTCTGGCCAGTTTCATCGCCTTGTGTTCCGCCGCGCTGGGCAAGCCTGTCCAGTCGCAGTTGGCGGTGATGGGCGACATGAGCCTGGGAGGAACCATCGTTCAGGTACGTAACCTTGCCGAGTCCATGCAAGTCGCGTTCGATGCTGGAGCAAAACGAATCTTGTTACCCATGTCGAGCGTGACGGACATCCCGTCGGTACCAGGGGAGTTGTTCGCGAAGTTCCAGACCGGGTTTTACTCCGACCCGGTGGACGCAGTCTTCAAGGCACTTGGGGTCGAATAGCATTGCCATGAGGTGGAGATTCGGCGCACGTCGATACAGCGGTAGCCTTCGCCGAACTACCAGATCTGCTGCGTCAGTCGAAGCGGGTAGCGCTCAAAGGGGTGATCACACGCCCCCCTCATGGCCAACAGGCCCTGTCAGGTTATCCCATAAATTTTGGCACGCCGAGTGAAGGCCTCCCGTGCCCCTTCCAGGATCTTGCACGCCGCGTCCCGGGCCGCGGTATCGTCGATCGACCCACGCGCCACGATCCTGCTGTGATCGCTATTGCTCTTGAAAACGATCAGTTGCTCGGCATCACCGAGCACCGCGATGTTGGCATTGTGGGTGACGATGATCACCTGTCGCCGTTCTTTCGCGCGACGCAGCACCGGTACGAAGGTGTGGAAGATGAATTCACTATCAAGGTTGTCCTCGGGCTGATCGATGATGAGCGGACGCTTGCTGTCGGACGAAAGGATCAGTGCAAGCAGAACCGACTGCTGTTGACCAAGCGAGAGCTGGGAGAAGTCGCGTTGCATGTAACTCACGCCCGCTCCGTCGTTGACGCGTCGCGTCACGGTCAACCTGGGGAGATCGTCGACATGGCACTGTTCGAGTGCGGCGCGCACCGATGGATCACCAAGTTTGTCGAGGATTTCCTTAGCTTCGGCAAGTGAAAACTGCTGCACATCTTCCTCCACTCTGATCGAAGTCAGCGGTGCCGTTTGCGATTTTGCTATCGCGTCGAGCAATCCTGGCACCGTCAATTTCTCCACAATCAAGCGCGACTTAGGATGGTTCACCGTCCGCCAGCTCAGCGCTGTTGCGATGATGACCACAGCCTCTTCGGCGAAACCGCTTTCCACGTACTGCAATTTGACCTGCAAGTCCGATAGCACTTCCGCGAGCGCACGCGACGCCTTGATGGCATAGGCCTGCCGCAGCGACGCAACCTTTCGACGGGCCTGCCACCGGTTGCTAAGCATGGCTGAGTACTGAGTTCGCAGGGTCTTCAAATGTGGCTCCCAGGTCTTGAGGGCGGTCAGCGATTTCTGTTGCTTCGCCTCTTCCGCTGTCAGCTTGGCAACATGTGACATGTCGAGCCTGATGCCCTGCGCCTCCAGTGCGATACGCTTAGTCTCAATGTCGTCGCGGATGGGCCGTTCGTTCGCCGTCCACCGCCCGATGGATCCCGTCGTCGCGCTTTGAAGTTGGGCGTAGGCCAAAGCGATAGCGTCTTGTGCCTGCCTAACTTTCGCAGAGAACTCGTCTACCGCCAAGACGATTTCTGCTGCCTCGGAGCGTCCGGTGACGATGTCCCCGGAATCAACGAGTGACCGGACCGCTGTTGCCGTCTCGGTGAGAGTCGCATCCTCTACGAGATCCTTCAGTTCGGCCAGTTGCTCGTTGAGGTGCTCTTTCTTTGATTTTTCCATCGCCAGGCTGCGCTGCAGCTTGATGACATCCGAGCCCTTTGCCGCTTCGAATGCTTGCAATTGCTGCTGTACCACCGTCAGAGACCTCTGTGTCTGCGGGATGGCGGCAACGTTCTTCTCCGCGTCGACGATCTTCAACCGTTGTGCCTGAAGGTTGTTTCGAGCCACGCGCTCGTCCTCAATGGCGTCATGGACTCTCGTGAATGTATCGAGGTACTTCATCAGTGCCAGCGGATCGCCTTTGGCTTGCTCGCGCACACGGGCCGCTTCTCCTTGTCCGAAACAGTCGAGTTCGAATGCGATCGGCCCATCGAGCGGATCGTCGAGGTTCGTCAGGCTTTCGCCGATCGCCCGCGACAGGGAATGTTGCTGGCCGGCTTCATCCTGCCAGAACAGGTGCAGTTGATGCGGCCATACCTCGGAATCGACGACCTCTGCCCCTGATTCCGAGCCAGTCAGGCAGCGCACGGCTTCGAATGTGGTCGACTTTCCTGTTCCTCGCCCGCCGATGATGCAGTTCAGATTGCGGCTGAAATGGATGCTCTGGCCCTTCAAAAAGCCGCCGCCAATCGTTGCGCCCAGGATGAATGGCGTCGCGGTGGGTACTTCGTCTTCCAGGCGAATGCGGGAGTCGCCTTCTTCCAGAGCATGGCGCAAGCCGTCAAAGGACGGAGTGGCCATCTTGTAGCGGGTTAGCTTGCGATCCTGACTGGCGTTGCGCCCCAAGGCGTTCAAGGTGTGAGAGTCGGAACTGAGGATGCGCGCAAGATACTGGCGCTCACCAAGGCCCAGCCGCTCAATGCGTTGCTTGCCGATATGCGCCCGGACCTGATCACTGTCATCCGGCGCATATCGTACCGGTGACGTGGCGCTGCTGAGTTCGATTCCGAGCAGCGCCGCATGACAAATAATGTCCGTCTTGTGGGGAGAGCCGCCCGGGTCATTGGTTTCCAGGCCGTTGCCGCCGTCGACGTGAGCGAGAACGCAGAAGCCGCCCAACTCTTTCGCCAGATCGAGGCATGCATACATGGCGTTGCGGCATCGGCTGTTAGAAAGCCCACGATCGGCAAGGTTGAGTCGGCCATGAAACTGCGCCAGTGCTTCCACCGTCTCGAAATAGCAAAGTAGATGCCCTTCGGGCGTGGAGAGCTCGACGGCCGGGATTACGAGGATGCGGGCTGACGCTCCCGCCAATACGGTGGCCTGGACATTGCCGATCTCATTGTGATCGGCCACCGCGATGATCTGTAGGTTCTCCCGCACGACCGTATCGACAATAGCTTGTGGCGTCATGCCAATGTCGTTGACGTCATGGGATGCCCGATAGGAGTGGATATGGAGGTCACCCCGATAGAAGTGGGCCCCGTCGGACTGCGTCAGGCATTCTTGTAGTTTTCCGGTCATGCTGGGTTATCCTCCGTTTATTTGAAAATCGCCTTCTAGGTTCCATGGAACGCCGCTCCGCATC
The nucleotide sequence above comes from Polaromonas sp. JS666. Encoded proteins:
- the pglZ gene encoding BREX-1 system phosphatase PglZ type A; protein product: MSQQRLLESLGTLFNTHSVVFWHDVEAEFASAVDGLQLDGVRLVRLDETPALRVKLDIERAPEQRWLIYSAKPEPEPTNDWLLDVRMRSKSFRADSTSILLEDLGLTTQGLRQHLKERAKFLRAKDRVDRLKRLVLPGDNAADLDRKMLAVLTRADQPELFAILQRLYAAVVVDGVADLSAQPKAWQDIVANDLTPAFWELVQMQLGYSDVTPSLRDLLLRILVTDFCRGLDGDAPRQLAHFVLSDRTLAANASVFVARWRSDLAHFGSYNALAHAVANDVDLISLLSGQSAEQLVECMTFEDIELRVVQDLKQRIVAGAGANMEVVRALIARRRDGHWANPLLASANERTRALAACYDALTAAADFFSLKAEHAAGFSFTDAGAAFAHYRDALFRFDQLYRHFHTAEDAVEPTGWAVLHELRETIEGVYSGWFIPQLSTAWAKVVEGPQGLLKRWTVAGVTPQQEFFAREVLPLYEAGVKRVFVVISDAFRFEVAHELVQHTNSKSRFKASLGSMLGVLPSYTALGMASLLPHQTLAYKDNANLDVFADGHAVATLDQRSEHLEPFGGLAIKVEDLMALGKDKGRELVRDQRLIYIYHDRIDMIGDKQASETKTFEAAAQTVQDLSQLLGFIINGLNGSTVLVTADHGFMYQESALDESDKSTLDDKPAGTLKAKKRYLIGRGLGATPKAWSGNTATTAGTTPEGSVDFWVPKGASRFHFAGGARFVHGSAMPQEIVVPLITVRESEADHAKTRFVSISLLGASNKVVTSTQRFEFIQTDAVSERVLPRSVVVSLRDGDKPISNEQSLTFDSTSQLLDERKRSVFLTVLAGAHDPHKRYDLIMRDAITKVEVLRLPIKVNLAFGNDF
- the brxL gene encoding protease Lon-related BREX system protein BrxL translates to MTQALTTPDTQTESLADISLDDLLNTHFGGKVVRKDLTKLIKEGANVPVYVLEYLLGMYCASNDDATIQNGMQGVKRILAENYVRPDEAEKVKSKIRESGTYKVIDKVTVKLNEKRDVYEALLSNLGVKNAEVSDTYVRQFEKLLVGGIWCIVTLKYQFEEDQKGSPFSVTELKPIQMPNMDMQELFTARKAFTDEQWIDALIRSTGMEPSCFKERVKWHLLARMVPLVENNYNFCELGPRGTGKSHIYKEISPNSILVSGGQTTVANLFYNMGARKVGLVGLWDVVAFDEVAGINFKDHDGVQIMKDYMASGSFSRGRESINANAAMVFVGNINQSVESLVKTSHLLAPFPEAMIDSAFFDRFHAYVPGWEIPKMRPEFFTNQYGLIVDYLAEYLREMRKYSFADAIDKWFKLGNNLNQRDTIAVRRTTSGLLKLVCPNGEYTKESVRKCLEYALETRRRVKEQLKKIGGMEFYDVHFSYIDLADSVERFVTVPEQSGGALVPEGRLQPGSLHTISMGSAEMPGIYRLEIQSIPGAGKVNVSGAAPREAVRVAFDYFKANASRVSASIRPGERDFHTHLVELQHSGAPQALTLASFIALCSAALGKPVQSQLAVMGDMSLGGTIVQVRNLAESMQVAFDAGAKRILLPMSSVTDIPSVPGELFAKFQTGFYSDPVDAVFKALGVE
- a CDS encoding TrlF family AAA-like ATPase; the encoded protein is MTGKLQECLTQSDGAHFYRGDLHIHSYRASHDVNDIGMTPQAIVDTVVRENLQIIAVADHNEIGNVQATVLAGASARILVIPAVELSTPEGHLLCYFETVEALAQFHGRLNLADRGLSNSRCRNAMYACLDLAKELGGFCVLAHVDGGNGLETNDPGGSPHKTDIICHAALLGIELSSATSPVRYAPDDSDQVRAHIGKQRIERLGLGERQYLARILSSDSHTLNALGRNASQDRKLTRYKMATPSFDGLRHALEEGDSRIRLEDEVPTATPFILGATIGGGFLKGQSIHFSRNLNCIIGGRGTGKSTTFEAVRCLTGSESGAEVVDSEVWPHQLHLFWQDEAGQQHSLSRAIGESLTNLDDPLDGPIAFELDCFGQGEAARVREQAKGDPLALMKYLDTFTRVHDAIEDERVARNNLQAQRLKIVDAEKNVAAIPQTQRSLTVVQQQLQAFEAAKGSDVIKLQRSLAMEKSKKEHLNEQLAELKDLVEDATLTETATAVRSLVDSGDIVTGRSEAAEIVLAVDEFSAKVRQAQDAIALAYAQLQSATTGSIGRWTANERPIRDDIETKRIALEAQGIRLDMSHVAKLTAEEAKQQKSLTALKTWEPHLKTLRTQYSAMLSNRWQARRKVASLRQAYAIKASRALAEVLSDLQVKLQYVESGFAEEAVVIIATALSWRTVNHPKSRLIVEKLTVPGLLDAIAKSQTAPLTSIRVEEDVQQFSLAEAKEILDKLGDPSVRAALEQCHVDDLPRLTVTRRVNDGAGVSYMQRDFSQLSLGQQQSVLLALILSSDSKRPLIIDQPEDNLDSEFIFHTFVPVLRRAKERRQVIIVTHNANIAVLGDAEQLIVFKSNSDHSRIVARGSIDDTAARDAACKILEGAREAFTRRAKIYGIT